The following proteins are co-located in the Nocardioides piscis genome:
- a CDS encoding DUF1059 domain-containing protein yields MKTMTCRQLGGPCDLEHRGESADDVINAQDRHLKEAVKAGDTAHEPAREDMRGRWKHPKKSLGWYRDAKQAFAELPED; encoded by the coding sequence ATGAAGACCATGACCTGCCGCCAGCTGGGCGGCCCGTGCGACCTCGAGCACCGCGGCGAGAGCGCCGACGACGTGATCAACGCCCAGGACCGCCACCTCAAGGAAGCGGTCAAGGCGGGCGACACGGCCCATGAGCCGGCGCGCGAGGACATGAGGGGCCGCTGGAAGCACCCGAAGAAGTCGCTGGGTTGGTATCGCGACGCCAAGCAGGCCTTCGCGGAGCTGCCCGAGGACTGA
- a CDS encoding 2'-5' RNA ligase family protein encodes MQLQAVIVPPSSVLDDAFTAAQTIHLKPGAPDVGVERGSVLQRLRKRQVDPEPTVTPLTLVGSGTAFVRLGRFGNVTIADSLHLAQALMAAAATWPSPVVHVNELDIELTDTKLFVKAKLGGETDGLRSIFGQFHEAAKRERFFLDRRSFRPEFDLASLDLPDDPTFLERLEWDADDHQGPEWRATHISLLKVLFGDDGQTYEEIAQVPLGAPS; translated from the coding sequence ATGCAGCTACAAGCCGTGATCGTCCCGCCGTCGTCGGTGTTGGACGACGCGTTCACGGCCGCGCAGACGATCCACCTGAAGCCCGGCGCCCCCGACGTGGGTGTGGAGAGGGGCAGCGTCCTCCAGCGACTGCGCAAGCGCCAGGTCGATCCGGAGCCCACCGTGACCCCCCTGACCCTCGTCGGGTCAGGCACGGCCTTCGTCCGTCTGGGCCGTTTCGGCAACGTGACGATCGCCGACTCGCTGCACCTGGCGCAGGCCCTGATGGCGGCTGCCGCGACGTGGCCCTCACCCGTGGTCCATGTCAACGAGCTCGACATCGAGCTCACCGACACAAAGCTCTTCGTCAAGGCCAAGCTCGGCGGGGAGACCGACGGTCTGCGATCGATCTTCGGCCAGTTCCACGAGGCGGCCAAGCGGGAGCGTTTCTTCCTCGACCGGCGCAGCTTCCGGCCGGAGTTCGACCTCGCCTCCCTCGACCTGCCCGACGACCCGACGTTCCTCGAGCGCCTCGAGTGGGACGCCGACGACCACCAGGGCCCCGAGTGGCGAGCGACGCACATCTCGCTGTTGAAGGTGCTGTTCGGTGACGACGGGCAGACCTACGAGGAGATCGCCCAGGTTCCGCTGGGTGCGCCCAGCTGA
- a CDS encoding SRPBCC family protein, with product MKPTVSRTFTTKASPEAAFAYLADFSNAEEWDPGTKTCTRVSGDGGVGTVYHNVSSFLGREVEVDYTAVEVEEPTRIHMHGKNEQFDGHDVLGVRAHPDGAEISYTAQFGFSGVARFAAPLVAAYLPHLATKTIDQLRECLDRLPRTAP from the coding sequence ATGAAGCCAACCGTGTCGCGCACGTTCACCACCAAGGCCTCACCGGAGGCCGCCTTCGCCTATCTTGCCGACTTCAGCAACGCAGAGGAGTGGGACCCGGGGACCAAGACCTGCACCCGGGTCTCGGGCGACGGCGGCGTCGGGACCGTCTATCACAACGTCTCCTCGTTCCTGGGCCGCGAGGTCGAGGTCGACTACACCGCCGTGGAGGTCGAGGAGCCGACGCGCATCCACATGCACGGCAAGAACGAGCAGTTCGACGGCCACGACGTCCTGGGGGTCCGGGCACACCCCGACGGTGCCGAGATCTCCTACACCGCGCAGTTCGGCTTCTCCGGCGTCGCCCGGTTCGCAGCGCCGCTGGTCGCTGCCTATCTCCCCCACCTCGCCACCAAGACCATCGACCAGCTCCGCGAGTGCCTGGACCGCCTGCCCCGGACAGCCCCATGA
- a CDS encoding single-stranded DNA-binding protein yields the protein MAGETVITVVGNLVDDPELRFTPSGAAVANFRIASTPRTFDKQSNEWKDGDALFLSCSVWRQAAENVAESLQRGMRVVVQGRLKSRQYETREGEKRTVFEIDVEEVGPSLKYATAKVTRANRSGGGGGFGGGGQGGQGGSAGGQAPADDPWATPAPAQGGGYGGQQGGGQQGGSYGGGSAPAADPWGAPGVGGGSDEPPF from the coding sequence ATGGCAGGCGAAACCGTCATCACCGTCGTCGGCAACCTCGTCGACGACCCGGAGCTGCGCTTCACCCCCTCAGGGGCGGCCGTGGCCAACTTCCGGATCGCATCGACGCCGCGCACCTTCGACAAGCAGTCCAACGAGTGGAAGGACGGCGATGCGCTGTTCCTCTCCTGCTCGGTGTGGCGGCAGGCGGCGGAGAACGTCGCCGAGTCCCTCCAGCGCGGCATGCGTGTCGTGGTGCAGGGCCGTCTGAAGTCGCGGCAGTACGAGACCCGCGAGGGTGAGAAGCGCACCGTCTTCGAGATCGATGTCGAAGAGGTCGGTCCGTCGCTCAAGTACGCAACCGCCAAGGTCACCCGTGCCAACCGCTCCGGCGGCGGCGGGGGCTTCGGTGGCGGCGGCCAGGGCGGCCAGGGCGGATCTGCCGGTGGCCAGGCTCCGGCCGACGACCCGTGGGCCACGCCCGCGCCCGCCCAGGGTGGCGGCTACGGCGGCCAGCAGGGCGGCGGCCAGCAGGGCGGCTCCTATGGCGGTGGCTCCGCTCCCGCAGCAGACCCGTGGGGCGCCCCCGGCGTCGGCGGCGGCTCCGACGAGCCTCCGTTCTGA
- the dnaB gene encoding replicative DNA helicase, translating into MDWGDGPAAYEPGQAPRRPGDRTPPQDNAAEQSVLGAMLISKDEIANVIETLRGTDFYRPAHEVIHDTIVDLFSRGEPADPVTVAAELFRKGELERAGGAPYLHTLSANVPIAANAGYYAEIVREKSILRRLVDAGTKIVQIGYAGEGQVDDVVDQAQAEVYKITDRRAAEDYAPLSDIMNPVLDEIEAIGNREDGLYGVPTGFADLDELTNGLHAGQMIIVAARPAMGKSTLALDFCRAASIHNNLTSVFFSLEMTRTEIMMRLLSAEAKVPLNNIRNGHMTEQDWDMLARKMGQVSGAPMFIDDSPNMTMMEIRAKARRLKQRHDLKIIVIDYMQLMTSGKKVESRQLEVSEFSRQIKLLAKELEVPIIALSQLNRGPEQRADKKPMMSDLRESGSLEQDADMVILLHREDVYEKESARPGEADLIVAKHRNGPTRDLTVAFQGHYSRFVDMAH; encoded by the coding sequence ATCGACTGGGGCGACGGCCCGGCTGCCTACGAGCCCGGCCAGGCCCCACGCCGGCCCGGCGACCGCACGCCCCCTCAGGACAACGCGGCCGAGCAGAGCGTGCTCGGCGCCATGCTGATCTCCAAGGACGAGATCGCCAACGTGATCGAGACGCTGCGCGGCACCGACTTCTATCGCCCCGCCCACGAGGTCATCCACGACACCATCGTCGACCTCTTCAGCCGGGGCGAGCCGGCCGACCCGGTGACGGTCGCGGCCGAGCTGTTCCGCAAGGGCGAGCTGGAACGGGCCGGCGGAGCGCCATACCTCCACACGCTCTCGGCCAACGTGCCGATCGCGGCCAACGCCGGCTACTACGCCGAGATCGTCCGGGAGAAGTCGATCCTGCGGCGCCTCGTCGACGCCGGCACCAAGATCGTGCAGATCGGTTATGCCGGCGAGGGCCAGGTCGACGACGTCGTCGACCAGGCGCAGGCCGAGGTCTACAAGATCACCGACCGCCGTGCCGCCGAGGACTATGCCCCGCTGAGCGACATCATGAACCCGGTCCTCGACGAGATCGAGGCCATCGGCAACCGTGAGGACGGGCTCTATGGCGTTCCCACCGGCTTCGCCGACCTCGACGAGCTGACCAACGGCCTGCATGCCGGTCAGATGATCATCGTCGCGGCGCGTCCCGCCATGGGCAAGTCAACACTGGCTCTCGACTTCTGCCGGGCAGCCTCGATCCACAACAACCTGACCAGCGTCTTCTTCAGCCTCGAGATGACGCGCACCGAGATCATGATGCGGCTGCTGTCGGCCGAGGCGAAGGTGCCCCTCAACAACATCCGCAACGGTCACATGACCGAGCAGGACTGGGACATGCTGGCGCGCAAGATGGGCCAGGTCTCGGGGGCGCCGATGTTCATCGACGACTCGCCCAACATGACGATGATGGAGATCCGGGCCAAGGCCAGGCGGCTCAAGCAGCGACACGACCTCAAGATCATCGTCATCGACTACATGCAGCTGATGACGTCGGGCAAGAAGGTCGAGTCCCGCCAGCTCGAGGTCTCCGAGTTCTCCCGGCAGATCAAGCTGCTCGCCAAGGAGCTCGAGGTCCCGATCATCGCGCTCTCCCAGCTCAACCGTGGTCCTGAGCAGCGAGCCGACAAGAAGCCGATGATGAGTGACCTGCGAGAGTCGGGGTCGCTCGAGCAGGACGCCGACATGGTCATCCTGCTGCACCGCGAGGACGTGTATGAGAAGGAGTCGGCCCGCCCCGGCGAGGCCGACCTGATCGTGGCCAAGCACCGCAACGGCCCGACCCGCGACCTCACCGTGGCCTTCCAGGGTCACTACTCGCGGTTCGTGGACATGGCGCACTGA
- a CDS encoding GNAT family N-acetyltransferase — MQVLAAGVEHADVVGRLLRDFNDEFETPGPTADTFTDRFRSLLGRDDVLVILARTGDDWSGFAYLTLRPTPYYDGPLAQLEELYVVPSLRDQGIGTALLTDVVRLTRERGAGEMHINVDEVDVDTRRFYERHGFVNIEPGADYRMLCYLQEL, encoded by the coding sequence ATGCAGGTCCTGGCAGCCGGCGTGGAGCATGCCGACGTCGTGGGCCGGCTCCTGCGCGACTTCAACGACGAGTTCGAGACCCCCGGGCCGACCGCGGACACCTTCACCGACCGGTTCCGCAGCCTGCTCGGACGCGACGACGTGCTCGTCATCCTGGCCCGCACCGGCGACGACTGGTCCGGGTTCGCCTACCTCACCCTGCGCCCGACGCCCTACTACGACGGCCCGCTCGCCCAGCTCGAGGAGCTCTACGTCGTGCCGTCGCTGCGCGACCAGGGCATCGGTACGGCGCTGCTCACCGACGTCGTCCGCCTCACCCGCGAGCGGGGTGCCGGGGAGATGCACATCAACGTCGACGAGGTGGACGTCGACACCAGGCGCTTCTATGAGCGCCACGGGTTCGTCAACATCGAGCCGGGTGCGGACTACCGCATGCTCTGCTACCTCCAGGAGCTGTGA
- a CDS encoding sigma-70 family RNA polymerase sigma factor, with protein sequence MDQTQVFEAERARLLRIATNVLGDRGEAEDVVQTAWLRLDRNEAEIDNLPGWLTTVTTRLCLDRLRLRVPLPVEDEEVERVSAAASPPVDPADHVVLADTVGVALQVVLDRLSPSERVAFVLHDSFGVDFTTIAAVLDTTPSAARKLASRARGKVAQPQEPDHRADWVVVDAFLAAAREGDFARLLTLLAPDAVVAGDQAAVALGTPAAIDGQRAVAEFFNGAASAALPVFVADRPGAAWFDRGQARVVFDFSVEDGVVRRIDFRAEPGVLVDVRRRRDDTAG encoded by the coding sequence ATGGACCAGACGCAGGTGTTCGAGGCCGAGCGAGCGCGGCTGCTGCGCATCGCCACCAACGTCCTCGGCGACCGCGGTGAGGCCGAGGACGTCGTGCAGACGGCCTGGCTCCGGCTCGACCGCAACGAGGCCGAGATCGACAACCTCCCGGGCTGGCTGACCACCGTCACGACCCGGCTGTGCCTCGACCGGCTGCGCCTGCGGGTGCCGCTGCCGGTCGAGGACGAGGAGGTCGAGCGGGTCAGCGCGGCCGCGAGCCCACCGGTCGATCCCGCGGACCACGTCGTCCTCGCCGACACGGTCGGCGTCGCCCTCCAGGTCGTGCTCGACCGCCTCTCCCCGAGCGAACGGGTCGCCTTCGTCCTGCACGACAGCTTCGGGGTCGACTTCACGACGATCGCCGCGGTCCTGGACACCACCCCCTCCGCCGCCCGCAAGCTCGCGTCCCGCGCGCGCGGCAAGGTCGCCCAGCCCCAGGAGCCCGACCACCGGGCCGACTGGGTGGTCGTCGACGCCTTCCTCGCCGCCGCACGGGAGGGCGACTTCGCCCGCCTGCTGACACTGCTCGCGCCCGACGCCGTCGTCGCCGGCGACCAGGCGGCCGTCGCCCTCGGCACCCCCGCAGCGATCGACGGCCAGCGTGCCGTCGCCGAGTTCTTCAACGGCGCCGCGTCGGCTGCGCTGCCGGTCTTCGTGGCCGACAGACCGGGCGCCGCGTGGTTCGACCGCGGGCAGGCGCGGGTGGTCTTCGACTTCAGCGTCGAGGACGGGGTCGTGCGGCGCATCGACTTCCGCGCCGAGCCCGGGGTGCTTGTCGACGTACGCCGACGCAGGGACGACACGGCAGGCTGA
- a CDS encoding patatin-like phospholipase family protein, with the protein MPRSALVLGGGGLTGIGWEAGILKGLADRGVDLTAADTVVGTSAGSVIGALVTTDPLDEVYERQVEEPTGELGADYRRSMMLRLVLPMVLPGSITKKGKRIGAAALRAHPAGGHERVEVIRSRIEIDQWPERDLRITAVNADTGEFRVFGPGDGVDIVHAVAASCAVPIVWPPVSIDDTPYIDGGMRSVTNADVARDAEDVVVVIAPLAQAFSRATRISTQLGKCRATRKVVITPDKQALAAFGNNVLDASKRPGAAREGLRQAAAVLDEVAAAWG; encoded by the coding sequence ATGCCTCGTTCTGCACTCGTCCTCGGTGGTGGCGGCCTGACCGGGATCGGCTGGGAGGCCGGGATCCTCAAGGGCCTGGCCGACCGCGGGGTCGACCTGACGGCCGCCGACACCGTCGTCGGCACGTCGGCCGGCTCGGTCATCGGCGCGCTGGTCACGACCGACCCGCTCGACGAGGTCTATGAGAGACAGGTCGAGGAACCGACCGGCGAGCTCGGTGCCGACTACCGCCGCAGCATGATGCTGCGCCTGGTGCTGCCGATGGTGCTCCCCGGCTCGATCACCAAGAAGGGCAAGCGGATCGGCGCCGCCGCCCTGAGGGCACACCCGGCCGGTGGTCATGAGCGGGTCGAGGTCATCCGGTCTCGGATCGAGATCGACCAGTGGCCCGAGCGCGACCTGCGGATCACGGCCGTCAACGCCGACACGGGTGAGTTCCGCGTCTTCGGACCCGGCGACGGTGTCGACATCGTGCACGCCGTGGCCGCGAGCTGCGCCGTCCCGATCGTGTGGCCGCCGGTGTCGATCGACGACACCCCCTACATCGACGGGGGGATGCGCTCGGTGACCAACGCCGACGTCGCCCGGGACGCCGAGGACGTCGTGGTGGTCATCGCACCGCTCGCCCAGGCCTTCAGCCGCGCCACCCGGATCTCCACCCAGCTCGGGAAGTGCCGCGCCACGCGCAAGGTCGTGATCACGCCCGACAAGCAGGCGCTCGCGGCCTTCGGCAACAACGTCCTCGACGCGAGCAAGCGCCCCGGCGCCGCCCGGGAGGGGCTCCGGCAGGCGGCGGCCGTGCTCGACGAGGTCGCGGCTGCCTGGGGCTGA
- the rplI gene encoding 50S ribosomal protein L9 — MKLILTQEVDGLGAPGDVVEVKDGYGRNYLIPRGFGIRWTRGGEKTIESIKTARNARAARDADHATEIKTKLEQGPVNVKVRAGEGGRLFGAVTTTEIADAITEVSGEKVDRRTIVVTNPIKSLGAHEVSVKLHDEVSASVALNVVSA; from the coding sequence ATGAAGCTCATCCTGACCCAGGAAGTTGACGGCCTCGGTGCTCCCGGCGACGTGGTCGAGGTCAAGGACGGCTACGGCCGCAACTACCTCATCCCGCGTGGCTTCGGCATCCGCTGGACCCGTGGTGGCGAGAAGACCATCGAGTCGATCAAGACGGCGCGCAACGCGCGGGCCGCTCGTGATGCCGACCACGCGACCGAGATCAAGACCAAGCTCGAGCAGGGTCCGGTCAACGTCAAGGTTCGCGCCGGCGAGGGTGGTCGTCTCTTCGGAGCCGTCACCACCACGGAGATCGCCGACGCGATCACCGAGGTCTCGGGCGAGAAGGTCGACCGTCGCACCATCGTGGTCACCAACCCGATCAAGTCGCTCGGCGCCCACGAGGTGTCGGTCAAGCTCCACGACGAGGTCTCCGCATCGGTGGCCCTCAACGTGGTCTCCGCCTGA
- a CDS encoding aldo/keto reductase, with protein MQTRVLGNHLVGAIGLGLMTFDQSGEQPREQLLDTITAALDAGVTLFDTADAYGPGDELGAEAQGANERLIASLLDELGVRDRVVLATKGGHVRTEGGGWATDSTADHLRSAVDESLRRLGVEQIALWQHHRPSSQVPYDEVIATVKEIADSGKVAKVGLSNADPDQIRAAHAVLGDALVSVQNQFSPAFRSSRPEIDVCEELGLAFLAWSPLGGLGDAKELATKHPAFAEVAEARGVSAQQVALAWELAQSPCVIPIPGAKRPESISDSAAAADLELSVDELTRLDA; from the coding sequence ATGCAGACACGTGTTCTCGGCAACCACCTGGTCGGCGCGATCGGCCTCGGCCTGATGACCTTCGACCAGAGCGGGGAGCAGCCTCGCGAACAGCTGCTCGACACGATCACGGCGGCCCTCGATGCGGGGGTCACGCTCTTCGACACCGCGGACGCCTACGGCCCCGGCGACGAGCTGGGCGCCGAGGCCCAGGGGGCCAACGAGCGCCTGATCGCCTCGCTCCTCGACGAGCTCGGCGTGCGCGACCGTGTCGTGCTCGCGACCAAGGGCGGCCATGTCCGCACCGAGGGCGGGGGCTGGGCGACCGACAGCACCGCCGACCACCTCCGCAGCGCCGTCGACGAGAGCCTGCGCCGCCTCGGGGTCGAGCAGATCGCGCTCTGGCAGCACCACCGTCCCTCCTCGCAGGTGCCCTATGACGAGGTCATCGCGACGGTCAAGGAGATCGCCGACAGCGGCAAGGTCGCCAAGGTCGGTCTCTCCAACGCCGACCCCGACCAGATCCGGGCCGCCCACGCCGTGCTCGGGGACGCGCTGGTCAGCGTGCAGAACCAGTTCAGCCCCGCCTTCCGCAGCAGCCGCCCCGAGATCGACGTCTGCGAGGAGCTCGGCCTCGCGTTCCTGGCCTGGAGCCCCCTGGGTGGGCTCGGCGACGCCAAGGAGCTGGCGACCAAGCACCCCGCCTTCGCCGAGGTCGCCGAGGCGCGCGGGGTCAGCGCCCAGCAGGTCGCGCTCGCCTGGGAGCTGGCCCAGTCGCCGTGCGTGATCCCGATCCCCGGCGCCAAGCGGCCCGAGTCGATCAGCGACTCGGCAGCGGCCGCCGACCTCGAGCTGAGCGTCGACGAGCTCACCCGGCTCGACGCCTGA
- a CDS encoding SGNH/GDSL hydrolase family protein has product MRRSKSLVAAVSAMAVPLSAVLTLGATAGAAAEGGHTPVWDKGTSGERYVALGDSFVSGPGITPQRPGQCTRSERNFPTLVAIGLDVQAFTDASCGGAVLADLSRPQKDNPPQLDALAADTSLVTFGTLGGNDVGLVSLATSCITSDCAGTPGDANHVKVEATRDALVAGIRETKLRSPDAVIAVIGYGTYLPPGGCPATLPMTAAESDYLQGVIDHLSDVLEDVAADEGTLFVDMRDLPGALDHTACAAPAEQWVRAINTYNDGSPLHPSSAGMAAMAAHVRSVVEQAWDSDPEHPIPSGPRTPAPSETTTTPSPTATATPSATPSDVMTTMGSDGVVEAKLDAALDRVRFTARCRTSDNSGERVVRFAVRRGDDLVERVTVRIGGKRVGRDSAAPYVLKRRVRAIDHLDGRIRARVVVRDGHVTRDRTLVAKRPGCLR; this is encoded by the coding sequence ATGCGCCGTTCGAAGTCCCTGGTCGCTGCCGTCTCGGCGATGGCGGTGCCACTCTCGGCCGTGCTGACCCTGGGCGCCACCGCAGGCGCAGCAGCGGAGGGCGGGCACACGCCGGTGTGGGACAAGGGCACGAGCGGTGAGCGCTATGTCGCGTTGGGTGACTCCTTCGTCTCCGGACCCGGCATCACTCCCCAGCGCCCGGGTCAGTGCACGCGGAGCGAGCGCAACTTCCCGACCCTGGTGGCGATCGGCCTCGACGTGCAGGCCTTCACCGACGCCAGCTGCGGCGGCGCAGTCCTCGCCGACCTGTCCAGGCCCCAGAAGGACAACCCGCCCCAGCTCGACGCGCTCGCGGCCGACACGTCGTTGGTCACCTTCGGCACGCTCGGTGGCAACGACGTCGGCCTGGTCTCGCTGGCCACCTCCTGCATCACGTCCGACTGTGCCGGCACCCCCGGCGATGCCAACCACGTCAAGGTCGAGGCGACCCGTGACGCGCTGGTCGCCGGCATCCGTGAGACCAAGCTCCGCTCCCCGGACGCCGTGATCGCCGTGATCGGCTATGGCACCTATCTCCCGCCCGGCGGCTGTCCCGCGACGCTGCCGATGACCGCCGCCGAGAGCGACTACCTCCAGGGCGTGATCGACCACCTCTCCGACGTGCTCGAGGACGTGGCCGCGGACGAAGGCACCCTGTTCGTCGACATGCGCGACCTCCCGGGCGCGCTCGACCACACCGCCTGCGCAGCACCCGCCGAGCAGTGGGTCCGGGCGATCAACACCTACAACGACGGCTCGCCCCTGCACCCCTCCTCGGCGGGCATGGCGGCGATGGCCGCCCACGTCCGGTCGGTCGTCGAGCAGGCCTGGGACTCCGACCCGGAGCACCCGATCCCGTCCGGCCCGCGGACCCCGGCCCCCTCGGAGACCACGACCACGCCGTCCCCGACGGCGACCGCGACTCCGTCAGCCACCCCGAGCGACGTCATGACCACCATGGGGAGCGACGGTGTGGTCGAGGCGAAGCTCGACGCGGCGCTCGACCGGGTCCGGTTCACCGCCCGGTGCCGCACGAGCGACAACTCGGGCGAGCGCGTCGTGAGGTTCGCTGTCCGGCGGGGCGACGATCTGGTCGAGCGGGTGACCGTCCGTATCGGGGGCAAGCGCGTCGGCCGGGACAGCGCAGCGCCATACGTCCTGAAGCGTCGGGTGCGCGCGATCGACCACCTCGACGGTCGCATCCGCGCCCGCGTCGTGGTCCGCGACGGCCACGTCACCCGCGACCGCACCCTGGTGGCCAAGCGGCCGGGCTGCCTGCGCTGA
- the rpsR gene encoding 30S ribosomal protein S18, producing MAKAVIRKPKKKVCQFCKEKATGVDYKDTTLLRKFISDRGKIRARRVTGNCVQHQRDVAIAVKNARELALLPYTSTGR from the coding sequence ATGGCCAAGGCAGTGATTCGCAAGCCCAAGAAGAAGGTTTGCCAGTTCTGCAAGGAGAAGGCGACCGGTGTCGACTACAAGGACACCACCCTGCTCCGGAAGTTCATCTCCGACCGCGGCAAGATCCGCGCCCGTCGCGTGACCGGCAACTGCGTCCAGCACCAGCGGGACGTGGCGATCGCGGTCAAGAACGCGCGCGAGCTCGCGCTGCTGCCCTACACGTCCACCGGTCGCTGA
- a CDS encoding MATE family efflux transporter, which translates to MDATDREIVRLAVPAFLALVAEPLFLLSDAAIIGHLGTTELAGLGIAGAVLSTLVGLCIFLAYGTTATVARQLGAGDLRGALTQGIDGCWLAVLIGSFVTVLGATLARPLVDLFGAPADVSEQAATYLEIAVLGTIPLLLMLAATGVLRGLQDTRTPLWVAIGGNVANIVLNVVLVYGLDLGIGGSALGSVLAQVGSAAVLVAVVARAARREGAALRPDRRGVILAARAGVPLVLRTLTLRACLLIGTYAATIAATGSDPGTTVNLAVHQIALAVWTFLAFALDALAIAAQAITGRALGAGDAARTRHLTRRMVQWGWGAGIASGILLAAVSPFLGALFSSDPQVQRLLVPVLLVAAAGQPIAGVVFVLDGVLIGAGDGAYLAWAGLGVLALYAPLALLAASGPGGLVPVWVTLVVVFMGARFVLLTRRARSDRWLVLGALASRP; encoded by the coding sequence GTGGACGCCACCGACCGGGAGATCGTTCGCCTGGCCGTGCCGGCGTTCCTCGCCCTCGTCGCCGAGCCGCTCTTCCTCCTCTCGGACGCCGCGATCATCGGCCACCTCGGCACCACCGAGCTCGCAGGGCTGGGCATCGCCGGGGCGGTGCTCTCGACCCTCGTCGGCCTCTGCATCTTCCTGGCCTACGGCACCACCGCCACCGTCGCGCGCCAGCTCGGCGCCGGCGACCTGCGCGGTGCCCTCACCCAGGGCATCGACGGCTGCTGGCTCGCCGTGCTGATCGGCAGCTTCGTCACCGTGCTCGGCGCGACCCTCGCCCGCCCCCTCGTCGACCTCTTCGGTGCTCCCGCCGACGTCAGTGAGCAGGCCGCGACCTACCTCGAGATCGCTGTCCTCGGCACGATCCCGCTGCTGCTGATGCTGGCGGCGACCGGCGTGCTGCGCGGCCTGCAGGACACGCGCACCCCGCTGTGGGTCGCGATCGGCGGCAACGTCGCCAACATCGTCCTCAACGTCGTCCTGGTCTATGGCCTCGACCTCGGGATCGGTGGATCGGCGCTGGGCTCGGTGCTCGCCCAGGTCGGCAGCGCCGCCGTGCTGGTCGCCGTGGTCGCCAGGGCTGCACGGCGCGAGGGTGCAGCCCTGCGTCCCGATCGGCGCGGCGTCATCCTCGCCGCGCGCGCCGGGGTCCCGCTCGTGCTGCGGACGCTCACGCTCCGCGCGTGCCTGCTGATCGGCACATACGCAGCGACGATCGCAGCGACTGGCTCCGACCCCGGAACGACCGTCAACCTGGCAGTCCACCAGATCGCCCTCGCCGTGTGGACCTTCCTGGCGTTCGCCCTCGATGCGCTGGCGATCGCCGCCCAGGCCATCACCGGCCGGGCGCTCGGCGCCGGCGACGCGGCCCGCACGCGCCACCTCACCCGCCGGATGGTGCAGTGGGGCTGGGGTGCGGGGATCGCCAGTGGCATCCTCCTGGCCGCCGTGTCGCCCTTCCTCGGCGCCCTGTTCTCCTCCGACCCGCAGGTGCAACGACTCCTGGTCCCGGTGCTTCTGGTGGCCGCAGCCGGGCAGCCGATCGCGGGAGTGGTCTTCGTCCTGGACGGAGTGCTCATCGGCGCCGGTGACGGCGCCTACCTCGCCTGGGCCGGCCTCGGCGTGCTCGCCCTCTATGCGCCCCTCGCCCTGCTCGCCGCGAGTGGACCCGGCGGCCTCGTGCCGGTGTGGGTGACGCTGGTCGTCGTCTTCATGGGCGCACGCTTCGTGCTGCTGACCAGACGGGCGCGCAGTGACCGGTGGCTGGTCCTCGGGGCACTAGCCTCTCGGCCATGA